The following are encoded in a window of Salmo trutta chromosome 27, fSalTru1.1, whole genome shotgun sequence genomic DNA:
- the LOC115164183 gene encoding selenoprotein Pa gives MWAGLSLLLALCLLPGGGTESEGEGTRCKPPPGWSIGEVEPMKEVMGQVTVVALLQASULFCLVQASLLDGLRLKLEGQGLENVTYMVVNHQGEQAQRLHTLLRQKLSENITLYKQQPKQDDVWQTLAGEKDDFLVYDRCGRLTYHISLPYSILGTPYVENAIKKTYCTRICGDCTYESQEIPAECNRTVEAKPEGEEKPVTGRETTHGGHGHHHHGHTHNGNRHGHNGNRHGHDHHVERGMGRGHGRDHGAEQQQQHQHDTEGLQHGQAQGQLHVGQEHMGQQAVKLGQMPQEGQRGHIMQNPUVKGMSRUKAEHSUQWKEGSDLSPSSKASUCUHURRLFGDGVSNEPIGLUHCDEALPASUQUQGLMGLRETUQURSSPADUQQPQPVMUAUPLGVES, from the exons ATGTGGGCGGGACTAAGCCTGCTCCTGGCTCTCTGCCTGCTCCCTGGGGGCGGaacagagagtgagggggaggggaCCCGCTGTAAGCCGCCACCTGGTTGGAGTATTGGGGAGGTGGAGCCTATGAAGGAGGTCATGGGCCAGGTCACGGTGGTGGCCCTCCTCCAGGCCAGCTGATTGTTCTGCTTGGTGCAGGCATCCTT ATTGGATGGGCTGCGCCTGAAGCTGGAGGGTCAGGGTCTGGAGAATGTGACCTATATGGTGGTGAACCACCAGGGGGAGCAGGCCCAGCGCCTACACACCCTGCTGAGGCAGAAACTGTCTGAGAACATCACGCTATACAAACAACAGCCCAAACAGGACGACGTGTGGCAGACCCTGGCTGGAGAGAAGGATGACTTCCTCGTCTATGACAG gtgtggtCGTCTGACCTACCATATCTCCCTGCCCTACTCCATCCTGGGTACTCCCTATGTAGAGAACGCCATCAAGAAGACATACTGCACACGCATCTGTGGGGACTGCACGtatgag AGCCAGGAGATCCCAGCAGAGTGCAACAGGACAGTAGAGGCGAAGCCTGAGGGAGAGGAGAAGCCAGTCACCGGAAGGGAGACAACTCATGGTGGACACGGTCATCATCACCATGGCCACACTCACAATGGCAACCGCCACGGTCACAATGGCAACCGCCATGGTCACGATCACCATGTTGAGAGGGGGATGGGGCGCGGTCACGGTCGTGATCATGgggcagagcagcagcagcagcaccaacaTGACACTGAGGGGCTCCAACACGGACAGGCCCAGGGCCAGTTGCACGTTGGTCAGGAGCATATGGGTCAGCAGGCGGTGAAACTGGGCCAGATGCCCCAGGAAGGCCAGCGAGGCCATATTATGCAGAATCCCTGAGTGAAAGGGATGTCGAGGTGAAAGGCGGAGCACAGCTGACAGTGGAAGGAGGGGTCTGATCTAAGTCCCTCCTCCAAGGCCAGCTGATGCTGACACTGACGGAGGCTGTTTGGCGATGGGGTGAGCAACGAGCCAATCGGACTCTGACACTGTGATGAGGCGCTGCCCGCCTCCTGACAGTGACAGGGACTGATGGGCCTCAGGGAGACCTGACAGTGACGCTCGTCCCCCGCTGACTGACAGCAGCCTCAGCCAGTCATGTGAGCCTGACCCCTGGGTGTTGAGAGCTGA
- the znf131 gene encoding zinc finger protein 131, which yields MADEGEVDCGSEFPALYKVMLDKLNEQRQLDQFTDITLIVDGHQFRAHKAVLAACSQFFHKFFQDFTQEPLVEIEGVSNSAFRHLMEFTYTATLAVNGPEEINDVWKAAEYLQMQEAIKALNNSTPFSPSQALAAGKSKTKKRKPAETFSVITETLPSVVGEQGLIEVEIGEGAIEVEETGMEEVVDAARNAQAASDDSALALLADITSKYQQRGPMLHVLKKEGLEEEVVSQEETVTAPKTLDGLEVVEVQISQLDKMFRCSKCDRSFRLYYHLKQHMRAHVAALDKPHVCCHCGKAYMREAALKQHLNTLHYEAEELSRSQSQKKKIHVCDYCDKQFDHFGHFKEHLRKHTGEKPFECPDCHERFARNSTLKCHMAACQNGAGAKKGRKKVYECQVCSSVFNSWELFKDHLTTHTGEKPNHCTMCDIWFTQPHDLRRHLRELHSVTDDTLMTQELDIGAMATQEEVAGEEGGERETLLLEDGMRVEHVSVEPVDVVVMEETDMVVEEVTEMCEEDVQRLTEAGVEIRVVRVSAAGQVNSEIQVEEESQQTVDV from the exons ATGGCAGACGAGGGCGAGGTGGATTGTGGCAGTGAGTTCCCAGCCCTCTATAAAGTCATGCTGGACAAACTGAATGAACAGAGACAGTTGGACCAGTTCACAGACATCACTCTCATTGTGGATG GGCACCAGTTCAGGGCTCATAAGGCAGTGTTGGCAGCATGCAGTCAGTTCTTCCACAAGTTCTTCCAGGACTTCACACAGGAGCCACTAGTGGAGATTGAAG GAGTGAGTAACTCAGCCTTCCGCCATCTGATGGAGTTTACGTACACGGCTACACTTGCCGTCAATGGGCCAGAGGAGATCAATGACGTGTGGAAGGCAGCAGAGTACCTCCAGATGCAGGAGGCCATCAAGGCCCTCAACAACAG CACTCCCTTCAGTCCGTCCCAGGCCCTGGCGGCGGGGAAGAGCAAGACCAAAAAGAGGAAGCCAGCTGAGACTTTTAGCGTGATCACGGAGACTCTTCCGTCAGTGGTGGGGGAGCAG GGGCTGATTGAGGTGGAGATCGGGGAGGGGGCCATCGAGGTGGAGGAGACTggtatggaggaggtggtggatgCTGCTCGGAACGCCCAGGCTGCCTCGGACGACTCGGCCCTGGCACTGCTCGCTGACATCACCAGCAAGTACCAGCAGAGGGGGCCAATGCTGCACGTGCTGAAGAAGGAAGGACTGGAGGAG GAGGtggtgtctcaggaggagacagtgacaGCTCCCAAGACTCTTGATGGCCTGGAGGTGGTCGAGGTCCAGATCTCTCAGCTGGACAAGATGTTCCGCTGCAGCAAATGTGACCGCAGCTTCCGCCTCTACTACCACCTCAAACAGCACATGCGCGCGCACGTGGCCGCCCTGGACAAGCCGCATGTGTGTTGCCACTGCGGTAAGGCGTACATGCGGGAGGCGGCGCTGAAACAGCACCTGAACACGTTACATTACGAGGCAGAGGAGCTGTCGCGCAGCCAGTCCCAGAAGAAGAAGATACACGTGTGTGATTACTGTGACAAGCAGTTTGACCACTTTGGACACTTCAAGGAGCACTTACGTAAACACACCG GTGAGAAGCCGTTTGAGTGTCCAGACTGCCATGAGCGCTTTGCCAGGAACAGCACATTGAAATGTCACATGGCTGCCTGTCAAAACGGCGCCGGGGCCAAGAAGGGACGCAAAAAAGTCTACGAATGTCAG gtgtgcAGCAGTGTGTTCAACAGCTGGGAGCTTTTTAAAGACCACCTGACgacccacacaggagagaagcccaACCACTGCACCATGTGTGACATCTGGTTCACCCAGCCCCACGACCTGCGCCGACACCTCCGCGAACTGCACAGTGTCACAGACGACACGCTGATGACCCAGGAACTGGACATCGGTGCCATGGCAACGCAAGAGGAAGTGGCCGGGGAGGAGGGAGGCGAGAGAGAGACCCTCTTACTGGAGGACGGGATGAGGGTGGAGCATGTTAGCGTGGAGCCCGTAGACGTGGTAGTCATGGAGGAAACGGACATGGTGGTGGAAGAGGTGACGGAGATGTGTGAGGAGGATGTGCAGAGACTGACGGAGGCAGGAGTGGAGATCCGGGTGGTGCGGGTGTCAGCGGCGGGACAGGTGAACTCTGAGATCCAGGTGGAGGAGGAATCACAACAGACTGTGGATGTATGA